The Zea mays cultivar B73 chromosome 7, Zm-B73-REFERENCE-NAM-5.0, whole genome shotgun sequence DNA segment ATGCAAGTTATCACATCGAATTGGATAAGTAGACCGTGCATATTGCTGTGCAAAATATTATTTCACACTGCAATGGTTacagagtgaagtttaaaataggtATGATAAGTAAGATTGCTAGAGATAGCCTAAGTTACTAAAGGAGTTAAGACCTCCAATAATTATATACACTGAAAGGAACATTGCTTTATTGCAATTCTTGAATGCTGGAGTAGAAATTAGAAGAAAAACGTTAACATATCGGATATCGCTGCTATTGCATGTTAAACCACCACTCCATCGCAACCGTCTTCCATCGTGTGTGCCAAAATGATGCTCCATCGCCACCGATTGCCTGCTCCTACATGATTCGTTCAGACATGGAAGGCAGCCGCCGGAAGAAGTTGATCACCGGTGCTGGCATCCGATTCCGGAACATCGGGTGGCGCAGGTAGTAGAACCCGGCGACCACGGCCACCATCTTCATGGGCACCATGTACAGCACCATGGCCACGAGGACGCACAGCGCGACGAACAGCCCGGTGGCACGCGGGTCGCGCCAGGACACGAGCGCCTGCAGCCTCTCCGCCTGCGTCGCGACGTCGCCGACCGTCTGCTGCAGCCGCACGCCCACCATCCTGGCGCGGTCGTAGCGCGCCCGCACCACATCGGGCGGCCTCGCGCTCGGGATCGTGTCGAACTCCTCGTCCAGCTCCTCCCTGTCGGGCGCCTCTGCCATGGACGCGCGCACGCACGGGTGCGCCGCCGGCGCGCGCGGCCTCCGCCGGTACTTCCACACGCCCACCGCGGCGGCGTGGAGCGTCAGCGTCGGCACGACGAGGTCCGGGTGCCACGCGAGGAGGACCAGCACGGCGTGCGCCATCGCGGTCGCCGTCGGGTTGCGCCACGACCGGGTGTCCTCCACCCAGCGCGCCGCGTCGGTGACCCAGGAGAGCGCGGCCACGGCGCGGTTCCAGTTGGCGCGGAACTTGCGCATGCTGAACCCGCGAGGCTCCGCGGCGTCCAGCATCCACGTCGACACCTCGCGCCGCAGCGGCGGCTCCGCGGACCGCGCCAGGTGCGCCGCGGAGATGCGCACTGCCGCCAGCCGCAGAGCCTCGCGGTTCACCAGTGGGATGGGCCGCTGGTGGTGCATCGCCGGGAGCAATGGTCGGCCGTACGCGTGCAGCACGTCCAGCATCGACCCGGACGTGGAGAAGCGGATGGCCAGCTCGACGTCGCCCATTCGCTTTGCGCCGGTGGGCAGCATCATGATGAGCGGGTACAGGCCACGGTACGCGCGGCCTCGCTCCAGCGTGGACAACCGTATCCTCACCTTACCCATCGGCCGCGAGCACGCGACGGCGGCGGCATCCTTGCCGCCGCCTTCTGACGGCTGCAACGGCAGTGGGTCGTCGAACACGCCGACGGTAAGCACGGTGCAGGGGTCGTACACCGGCCACGTGTACTGCTCGTTCCAGGCCGGGTCGTAGCTGTCGGCGATGGTGCGCGTGCGCGCCCACTTGGGTCCGTACTTGGCCACCGCGTACGCGTCCGTGCAGCCCTTGCCGTCGGCGGCGCGCATCGGAAGGAGGCCCTTGCATCCAATGATGCCTAGCTCCACGACGCCAAGGGGCGGGGACCACAGCTGCCGCGCCGACGGCCGGAAGTCGCTGCACGCGTAGGACGGCTCGTCGGCGACgttgtagccgccgtcgaggcacACGCGCACGTGCAGCCGGCCTCCGTGCATGTGCATAGCCGCTCTCTTGCCGACTCTCATCGCGGCTTCGTCGGACGGGAGGAGGTCGAGCCACTTGGACGCCACCTTCCGGTCGTCGACGCGCCTCTCAACGGTAGCCAGCGATATGCTCGCCGAGCCGACAGGGAAGGCCTCTTTGCCGTGGCGCACTTCGAGGGAGATGACGAGGCAGTCGTCGTCGGTGAACGGCTCGGCGGCGACGAAGAGAAGGTCCTCGTTCCACGCAGGCCCTCCGTTGCGCGCCACCGGCGTGGTGCGCGTCTTGAGCGCCTGGGAGCCCAGCGTAGCGCGCACAGCGATGCCGGCGTCGCGGGGAGGCGGCGCCGTGAGCGTGTCCTGCGCCTCGATGACGGTGAGGCGAAGGAGCCAGAGCTTAGGCGACACGTAAACCTTGGCGCGCGACGTGGCGGCGGCCGCGGCCGTGGCCGTGGTCGCCGCTGGGGAGTCTGCCTTCCACGCGTCGGCGAAGGCCTCGTCGGCCTGCGTGCCGGCCCACGTGGCGACCATGAGGTCGGCGCCACcgaggcggcgcccgccctcgagCCTGTACCACTGCGTCGCGAGAGGCCCGTCCGGCGGGTCCCGCGCGTGCACGTCGGCGGTGTCGAAGCAGAGGCCGCCAAGGAAGTGTCGATCGTCGGCGATGGACACGTCGGCGTCGGGCGGCAGGTCCCAGACGGAGACCTCCAGCGTCGGGCCCGGCGAGTCGGTGGCCGGATCGCGCACGAACGCGAAGGTCTGGTCCCACTCGAAGAAGGCGCCGCGGCgtgcctcccgcgtggacgcatgGTGGCCGCCGGCGGCCACGCGCACGTGGGGGTGCGCGCCGGCGGGCAGCCCCCGCGCGCGCACCACCCGGACGAACAAGTATGGCATCCTGTCCACCAGATCGTGCTTGCTCTGCACCATCGGCTCCTCCAgttggggcggcggcggcgccaacTGGCGTACAGGCATCGATACCTGCCGTGGCATCAGAGTCGGCGTCGGCTCCAACTGGCGTACAGGCATCGATACCTGCCGTGGCATCAGAGTCGGCGTCGGCAGTGGTGGCGGGCTCAACACAGGCTCCTCTTCCGGCGGCTTCTCCTCCGATGCTGCCACCGCCTCTGCCGTCATTACTTGTGCGTCTTCCGGCGCCAGCGTTGCCGGTTCAGAATCAGCCTCCGATGGCTTCTCCGTGGTAGCTCCGTCACCGGCTGATGCCTCTGCCGGCTCCGGTTGCGGCGCCGGAGCTGCGTCCACCAGCTCCTCGGCCTTGGGAGGCTCATCCGCGGAAGCCGTAGCAGTAGCatcaggcggcggcggcggcggcgctgctgCTTCCGCCACCGTCGCATCAGGA contains these protein-coding regions:
- the LOC103631978 gene encoding FT-interacting protein 7 — encoded protein: MAATARKLIVEVVEARNLVPKDGTGTSSPYARADFDGQRRKTRTVARDLNPAWNEALEFDFPPAGVDPVAGEPLEVTVLHDLRIGPTRRNNFLGRVRLDARQFVRKGEEALIYFPLEKNKGLFNFNWVRGDIGLKVYYVDVPLAPPEPEPEASVAPPDATVAEAAAPPPPPPDATATASADEPPKAEELVDAAPAPQPEPAEASAGDGATTEKPSEADSEPATLAPEDAQVMTAEAVAASEEKPPEEEPVLSPPPLPTPTLMPRQVSMPVRQLEPTPTLMPRQVSMPVRQLAPPPPQLEEPMVQSKHDLVDRMPYLFVRVVRARGLPAGAHPHVRVAAGGHHASTREARRGAFFEWDQTFAFVRDPATDSPGPTLEVSVWDLPPDADVSIADDRHFLGGLCFDTADVHARDPPDGPLATQWYRLEGGRRLGGADLMVATWAGTQADEAFADAWKADSPAATTATAAAAATSRAKVYVSPKLWLLRLTVIEAQDTLTAPPPRDAGIAVRATLGSQALKTRTTPVARNGGPAWNEDLLFVAAEPFTDDDCLVISLEVRHGKEAFPVGSASISLATVERRVDDRKVASKWLDLLPSDEAAMRVGKRAAMHMHGGRLHVRVCLDGGYNVADEPSYACSDFRPSARQLWSPPLGVVELGIIGCKGLLPMRAADGKGCTDAYAVAKYGPKWARTRTIADSYDPAWNEQYTWPVYDPCTVLTVGVFDDPLPLQPSEGGGKDAAAVACSRPMGKVRIRLSTLERGRAYRGLYPLIMMLPTGAKRMGDVELAIRFSTSGSMLDVLHAYGRPLLPAMHHQRPIPLVNREALRLAAVRISAAHLARSAEPPLRREVSTWMLDAAEPRGFSMRKFRANWNRAVAALSWVTDAARWVEDTRSWRNPTATAMAHAVLVLLAWHPDLVVPTLTLHAAAVGVWKYRRRPRAPAAHPCVRASMAEAPDREELDEEFDTIPSARPPDVVRARYDRARMVGVRLQQTVGDVATQAERLQALVSWRDPRATGLFVALCVLVAMVLYMVPMKMVAVVAGFYYLRHPMFRNRMPAPVINFFRRLPSMSERIM